The sequence below is a genomic window from Bdellovibrio bacteriovorus.
TATCAGACGAAGATGATGAGTGTGCAAGAAGGGCTTGTGCCTGTTTCAGCTTTTCATATTGTTCTTTGGTCAATGTGAATTCTAAGCGAACACTTTCGTCAGCTTGTACTTTAGATACGGGAGCTTCAATTACGGGCAAATCAAAATAACTGGCGATCTCTTTTTGCGTCTCTTCGTGTCCCCGGTTGGCAATTTGACTCAAAAGTTCTTTTTTATCGTGTGCACTCACTTCCACATTACGTTCTTTAGCAACTTCTCTTGCCGCTCTTTGTAGCATCGAAATCTGGTTCAACTTTATCTCACCAGATTCAATTTTTTCTGCTGTCTCAGGAATTTCACGAAGAATTCGAGCAGCATCAATTCGCCTTTGCGCGCTTCCTCCACTATAACCGACTTCTTTGGTGAGATAATCAAAAAGACTGGGGTATCCCAGCTCTAAATAGGAACGTCGACCGTCGATCTCGGATATAGTGAAAAGAATAGATTTCAAAAGCTTGCGTTCATTGCTCGCAAGAGTTTTTATTCTTGAATCCAATTCATTGTTTGTCATTTTTGAAATCGACATTC
It includes:
- a CDS encoding HNH endonuclease, yielding MSISKMTNNELDSRIKTLASNERKLLKSILFTISEIDGRRSYLELGYPSLFDYLTKEVGYSGGSAQRRIDAARILREIPETAEKIESGEIKLNQISMLQRAAREVAKERNVEVSAHDKKELLSQIANRGHEETQKEIASYFDLPVIEAPVSKVQADESVRLEFTLTKEQYEKLKQAQALLAHSSSSSDIPNFIEHICDKIITQKTKVRPLKNENADGSSNDASVENFVTATVAVSNRVKKLMLAKQPCCQFKIPSTGKICGSTWLLQVDHIQPRWSGGDNSLENLQVLCAQHNRLKYRMESGLRFR